Proteins encoded within one genomic window of Felis catus isolate Fca126 chromosome C1, F.catus_Fca126_mat1.0, whole genome shotgun sequence:
- the BBS5 gene encoding Bardet-Biedl syndrome 5 protein isoform X5, whose protein sequence is MSVLDALWEDRDVRFDVSSQQMKTRPGEALIDCLDSIEDTKGNNGDRGRLLVTNLRIIWHSLALPRVNLSIGYNCILNITTRTANSKLRGQSEALYILTKCNSTRFEFIFTNLVPGSPRLFTSVIAVHRAYETSKMYRDFKLRSALIQNKQLRLLPQEHVYDKINGVWNLSSDQGNLGTFFITNVRIVWHANMNDSFNVSIPYLQIRSIKIRDSKFGLALVIESSQQPQPLEALTVEQIQDDVEIDSDDHTDAFVAYFADGNKQQDREPVFSEELGLAIEKLKDGFTLQGLWEVMS, encoded by the exons ATGTCGGTGCTGGACGCGCTTTGGGAGGACCGGGATGTCCGCTTCGACGTCTCCTCGCA acaaatgaaaacaagaccTGGAGAAGCCCTTATTGATTGTTTAGATTCAATTGAAGACACCAAAGGAAATAATGGGGATAGAG ggAGACTCTTAGtaacaaatttaagaattatCTGGCACTCTTTGGCATTACCCAGAGTCAATCTTT CTATCGGTTACAACTGCATATTGAACATTACAACAAGGACTGCTAACTCT AAATTACGAGGCCAAAGTGAAGCTCTTTATATACTAACAAAATGTAACAGTACTCGTTTTGAGTTTATATTTACAAATCTGGTTCCTGGAAGTCCTAGACTTTTTACTTCTGTGATTGCAGTACACAG aGCATATGAAACTTCTAAAATGTATCGTGACTTTAAACTGAGAAGTGCATTAATTCAAAACAAGCAACTAAGATTATTACCACAAGAACATGTATATGATAAAATCAATGGAGTATGGAATTTATCCAGTGATCAG GGAAATTTAGGAACCTTTTTTATTACCAATGTGAGAATTGTGTGGCATGCAAATATGAATGACAGTTTTAACGTCAGCATACCATATCTGCAAATT CGTTCAATAAAGATTAGAGATTCAAAATTTGGTTTAGCTCTTGTCATAGAAAGCTCTCAGCAG CCACAGCCCCTTGAAGCTCTGACAGTTGAACAGATTCAAGATGATGTAGAAATAGACTCTGATGATCACACGGACGCTTTTGTG GCTTATTTTGCTGATGGCAATAAG CAACAAGATCGTGAACCTGTATTTTCAGAAGAACTGGGGCTTGCAATAGAGAAGTTGAAGGATGGATTCACCCTACAGGGACTTTGGGAAGTGATGAGTTGA
- the BBS5 gene encoding Bardet-Biedl syndrome 5 protein isoform X4, with amino-acid sequence MKTRPGEALIDCLDSIEDTKGNNGDRAIGYNCILNITTRTANSKLRGQSEALYILTKCNSTRFEFIFTNLVPGSPRLFTSVIAVHRAYETSKMYRDFKLRSALIQNKQLRLLPQEHVYDKINGVWNLSSDQGNLGTFFITNVRIVWHANMNDSFNVSIPYLQIRSIKIRDSKFGLALVIESSQQSGGYVLGFKIDPVEKLQESVKEINSLHKVYSASPIFGVDYEMEEKPQPLEALTVEQIQDDVEIDSDDHTDAFVAYFADGNKQQDREPVFSEELGLAIEKLKDGFTLQGLWEVMS; translated from the exons atgaaaacaagaccTGGAGAAGCCCTTATTGATTGTTTAGATTCAATTGAAGACACCAAAGGAAATAATGGGGATAGAG CTATCGGTTACAACTGCATATTGAACATTACAACAAGGACTGCTAACTCT AAATTACGAGGCCAAAGTGAAGCTCTTTATATACTAACAAAATGTAACAGTACTCGTTTTGAGTTTATATTTACAAATCTGGTTCCTGGAAGTCCTAGACTTTTTACTTCTGTGATTGCAGTACACAG aGCATATGAAACTTCTAAAATGTATCGTGACTTTAAACTGAGAAGTGCATTAATTCAAAACAAGCAACTAAGATTATTACCACAAGAACATGTATATGATAAAATCAATGGAGTATGGAATTTATCCAGTGATCAG GGAAATTTAGGAACCTTTTTTATTACCAATGTGAGAATTGTGTGGCATGCAAATATGAATGACAGTTTTAACGTCAGCATACCATATCTGCAAATT CGTTCAATAAAGATTAGAGATTCAAAATTTGGTTTAGCTCTTGTCATAGAAAGCTCTCAGCAG agtGGAGGATATGTTCTTGGCTTTAAAATAGATCCTGTGGAAAAACTACAAGAATCAGTTAAGGAAATCAATTCACTTCACAAAGTCTATTCTGCCAGTCCTATATTTGGAGTGGATTATGAGATGGAAGAAAAG CCACAGCCCCTTGAAGCTCTGACAGTTGAACAGATTCAAGATGATGTAGAAATAGACTCTGATGATCACACGGACGCTTTTGTG GCTTATTTTGCTGATGGCAATAAG CAACAAGATCGTGAACCTGTATTTTCAGAAGAACTGGGGCTTGCAATAGAGAAGTTGAAGGATGGATTCACCCTACAGGGACTTTGGGAAGTGATGAGTTGA
- the BBS5 gene encoding Bardet-Biedl syndrome 5 protein isoform X1: MSVLDALWEDRDVRFDVSSQQMKTRPGEALIDCLDSIEDTKGNNGDRGRLLVTNLRIIWHSLALPRVNLSIGYNCILNITTRTANSKLRGQSEALYILTKCNSTRFEFIFTNLVPGSPRLFTSVIAVHRAYETSKMYRDFKLRSALIQNKQLRLLPQEHVYDKINGVWNLSSDQGNLGTFFITNVRIVWHANMNDSFNVSIPYLQIRSIKIRDSKFGLALVIESSQQSGGYVLGFKIDPVEKLQESVKEINSLHKVYSASPIFGVDYEMEEKPQPLEALTVEQIQDDVEIDSDDHTDAFVAYFADGNKQQDREPVFSEELGLAIEKLKDGFTLQGLWEVMS, encoded by the exons ATGTCGGTGCTGGACGCGCTTTGGGAGGACCGGGATGTCCGCTTCGACGTCTCCTCGCA acaaatgaaaacaagaccTGGAGAAGCCCTTATTGATTGTTTAGATTCAATTGAAGACACCAAAGGAAATAATGGGGATAGAG ggAGACTCTTAGtaacaaatttaagaattatCTGGCACTCTTTGGCATTACCCAGAGTCAATCTTT CTATCGGTTACAACTGCATATTGAACATTACAACAAGGACTGCTAACTCT AAATTACGAGGCCAAAGTGAAGCTCTTTATATACTAACAAAATGTAACAGTACTCGTTTTGAGTTTATATTTACAAATCTGGTTCCTGGAAGTCCTAGACTTTTTACTTCTGTGATTGCAGTACACAG aGCATATGAAACTTCTAAAATGTATCGTGACTTTAAACTGAGAAGTGCATTAATTCAAAACAAGCAACTAAGATTATTACCACAAGAACATGTATATGATAAAATCAATGGAGTATGGAATTTATCCAGTGATCAG GGAAATTTAGGAACCTTTTTTATTACCAATGTGAGAATTGTGTGGCATGCAAATATGAATGACAGTTTTAACGTCAGCATACCATATCTGCAAATT CGTTCAATAAAGATTAGAGATTCAAAATTTGGTTTAGCTCTTGTCATAGAAAGCTCTCAGCAG agtGGAGGATATGTTCTTGGCTTTAAAATAGATCCTGTGGAAAAACTACAAGAATCAGTTAAGGAAATCAATTCACTTCACAAAGTCTATTCTGCCAGTCCTATATTTGGAGTGGATTATGAGATGGAAGAAAAG CCACAGCCCCTTGAAGCTCTGACAGTTGAACAGATTCAAGATGATGTAGAAATAGACTCTGATGATCACACGGACGCTTTTGTG GCTTATTTTGCTGATGGCAATAAG CAACAAGATCGTGAACCTGTATTTTCAGAAGAACTGGGGCTTGCAATAGAGAAGTTGAAGGATGGATTCACCCTACAGGGACTTTGGGAAGTGATGAGTTGA
- the BBS5 gene encoding Bardet-Biedl syndrome 5 protein isoform X2 — protein MKTRPGEALIDCLDSIEDTKGNNGDRGRLLVTNLRIIWHSLALPRVNLSIGYNCILNITTRTANSKLRGQSEALYILTKCNSTRFEFIFTNLVPGSPRLFTSVIAVHRAYETSKMYRDFKLRSALIQNKQLRLLPQEHVYDKINGVWNLSSDQGNLGTFFITNVRIVWHANMNDSFNVSIPYLQIRSIKIRDSKFGLALVIESSQQSGGYVLGFKIDPVEKLQESVKEINSLHKVYSASPIFGVDYEMEEKPQPLEALTVEQIQDDVEIDSDDHTDAFVAYFADGNKQQDREPVFSEELGLAIEKLKDGFTLQGLWEVMS, from the exons atgaaaacaagaccTGGAGAAGCCCTTATTGATTGTTTAGATTCAATTGAAGACACCAAAGGAAATAATGGGGATAGAG ggAGACTCTTAGtaacaaatttaagaattatCTGGCACTCTTTGGCATTACCCAGAGTCAATCTTT CTATCGGTTACAACTGCATATTGAACATTACAACAAGGACTGCTAACTCT AAATTACGAGGCCAAAGTGAAGCTCTTTATATACTAACAAAATGTAACAGTACTCGTTTTGAGTTTATATTTACAAATCTGGTTCCTGGAAGTCCTAGACTTTTTACTTCTGTGATTGCAGTACACAG aGCATATGAAACTTCTAAAATGTATCGTGACTTTAAACTGAGAAGTGCATTAATTCAAAACAAGCAACTAAGATTATTACCACAAGAACATGTATATGATAAAATCAATGGAGTATGGAATTTATCCAGTGATCAG GGAAATTTAGGAACCTTTTTTATTACCAATGTGAGAATTGTGTGGCATGCAAATATGAATGACAGTTTTAACGTCAGCATACCATATCTGCAAATT CGTTCAATAAAGATTAGAGATTCAAAATTTGGTTTAGCTCTTGTCATAGAAAGCTCTCAGCAG agtGGAGGATATGTTCTTGGCTTTAAAATAGATCCTGTGGAAAAACTACAAGAATCAGTTAAGGAAATCAATTCACTTCACAAAGTCTATTCTGCCAGTCCTATATTTGGAGTGGATTATGAGATGGAAGAAAAG CCACAGCCCCTTGAAGCTCTGACAGTTGAACAGATTCAAGATGATGTAGAAATAGACTCTGATGATCACACGGACGCTTTTGTG GCTTATTTTGCTGATGGCAATAAG CAACAAGATCGTGAACCTGTATTTTCAGAAGAACTGGGGCTTGCAATAGAGAAGTTGAAGGATGGATTCACCCTACAGGGACTTTGGGAAGTGATGAGTTGA
- the BBS5 gene encoding Bardet-Biedl syndrome 5 protein isoform X3 translates to MSVLDALWEDRDVRFDVSSQQMKTRPGEALIDCLDSIEDTKGNNGDRAIGYNCILNITTRTANSKLRGQSEALYILTKCNSTRFEFIFTNLVPGSPRLFTSVIAVHRAYETSKMYRDFKLRSALIQNKQLRLLPQEHVYDKINGVWNLSSDQGNLGTFFITNVRIVWHANMNDSFNVSIPYLQIRSIKIRDSKFGLALVIESSQQSGGYVLGFKIDPVEKLQESVKEINSLHKVYSASPIFGVDYEMEEKPQPLEALTVEQIQDDVEIDSDDHTDAFVAYFADGNKQQDREPVFSEELGLAIEKLKDGFTLQGLWEVMS, encoded by the exons ATGTCGGTGCTGGACGCGCTTTGGGAGGACCGGGATGTCCGCTTCGACGTCTCCTCGCA acaaatgaaaacaagaccTGGAGAAGCCCTTATTGATTGTTTAGATTCAATTGAAGACACCAAAGGAAATAATGGGGATAGAG CTATCGGTTACAACTGCATATTGAACATTACAACAAGGACTGCTAACTCT AAATTACGAGGCCAAAGTGAAGCTCTTTATATACTAACAAAATGTAACAGTACTCGTTTTGAGTTTATATTTACAAATCTGGTTCCTGGAAGTCCTAGACTTTTTACTTCTGTGATTGCAGTACACAG aGCATATGAAACTTCTAAAATGTATCGTGACTTTAAACTGAGAAGTGCATTAATTCAAAACAAGCAACTAAGATTATTACCACAAGAACATGTATATGATAAAATCAATGGAGTATGGAATTTATCCAGTGATCAG GGAAATTTAGGAACCTTTTTTATTACCAATGTGAGAATTGTGTGGCATGCAAATATGAATGACAGTTTTAACGTCAGCATACCATATCTGCAAATT CGTTCAATAAAGATTAGAGATTCAAAATTTGGTTTAGCTCTTGTCATAGAAAGCTCTCAGCAG agtGGAGGATATGTTCTTGGCTTTAAAATAGATCCTGTGGAAAAACTACAAGAATCAGTTAAGGAAATCAATTCACTTCACAAAGTCTATTCTGCCAGTCCTATATTTGGAGTGGATTATGAGATGGAAGAAAAG CCACAGCCCCTTGAAGCTCTGACAGTTGAACAGATTCAAGATGATGTAGAAATAGACTCTGATGATCACACGGACGCTTTTGTG GCTTATTTTGCTGATGGCAATAAG CAACAAGATCGTGAACCTGTATTTTCAGAAGAACTGGGGCTTGCAATAGAGAAGTTGAAGGATGGATTCACCCTACAGGGACTTTGGGAAGTGATGAGTTGA